A stretch of the Hippoglossus hippoglossus isolate fHipHip1 chromosome 1, fHipHip1.pri, whole genome shotgun sequence genome encodes the following:
- the LOC117760730 gene encoding zinc finger protein Aiolos-like isoform X1, translating into MDDIWRLVAGCHRRAMGSSQALQGCAPLRDLSSDLAFIPYSDKVWWRRLESPTVRAVLLQVLSKKRFFFIMNTDKHPEFASQEGDRMDFCSDAADMRSQEEEEEKEDSVYSENGIQCVEGAIKTEAEEMEDNEQYLKAEKEKQIVPKEEAEGASEDGMEEGLDEERTEDDNDEEREGDGDEECDTLNEPQDLSLVDYSRYDSAALQDAHAEADAAEGPRIQATGKLNCDICGLSCVSINVLLVHKRSHTGERPFHCTQCGASFTQKGNLLRHIKLHSGEKPFKCPMCSYACRRRDALSGHLRTHSVEKPFKCNHCSRSYKQRSSLEEHRERCHVYIQSKGPAERAEDSHTSRNQMGTERALLLDRLASNVAKRKSSMPQKFTGDNGVCLDLSFNRELVHQTDVKDPPGGSPGPDGQHQQQPILTGPDGDAAPSHRPYPIPLGRNDINHLGLTNGHKMGMSLLGLHHTAQPPLCMDSFHNDSSQMSQPVMYSLGHLLGGLNRQNGVPHPHAQSIPLSPLEALRVARAEGEAGTGAAYPCSHCRVIFLDYVMFTIHMGCHGFRDPLECNVCGHRSQDRYEFSSHIARGEHRLELK; encoded by the exons gctggtggctggttgcCATAGGCGGGCCATGGGCAGCAGCCAGGCCTTACAAGGCTGTGCACCACTCAG GGATCTCTCCAGTGACCTTGCATTTATTCCATATTCAGATAAAGTCTGGTGGCGGAGATTGGAATCTCCTACTGTGAGAGCGGTTCTCCTCCAGGTGCTGAGCAAAAA AAGATTTTTCTTCATAatgaacacagacaaacatcctGAATTTGCCTCCCAAGAGGGAGACAGGATGG acttttgCAGTGATGCTGCAGATATGAGGTcccaggaagaggaagaagagaaggaggacaGCGTTTACAGTGAAAATGGGATACAGTGCGTGGAAG GTGCGATAAAAACTGAGGCAGAGGAAATGGAAGATAACGAGCAGTATCTCAaggctgaaaaagaaaaacagattgtaccaaaagaggaagcagaggggGCCAGTGAGGACGGCATGGAGGAAGGACTTGATGAGGAAAGGACAGAGGACGACAAtgatgaggagagggagggggacgGGGATGAAGAGTGTGATACCCTGAATGAGCCGCAGGACCTGTCACTGGTGGACTACTCACGTTACGACAGCGCGGCCCTGCAAGACGCCCACGCAGAAGCAGACGCTGCAGAGGGGCCCCGCATTCAGGCAACAGGCAAGCTCAACTGTGACATCTGTGGCCTGTCCTGCGTCAGCATCAACGTGCTGCTGGTGCACAAACGCAGCCACACGG GTGAGAGACCATTCCACTGCACTCAGTGCGGGGCCTCCTTCACCCAGAAGGGAAACCTGCTTCGCCACATCAAACTGCACTCCGGGGAGAAGCCTTTCAAATGCCCCATGTGCAGCTACGCCTGCCGCCGACGCGACGCTCTGAGCGGGCATCTGCGCACCCATTCTG TGGAAAAGCCCTTTAAGTGCAACCACTGCAGTCGCAGCTACAAGCAGCGAAGCTCCCTTGAAGAACACAGAGAAAGGTGCCATGTGTACATTCAGAGCAAAGGCCCCGCTGAGAGAG CAGAGGACAGCCACACATCCAGGAATCAGATGGGCACTGAGCGTGCTCTGCTGCTCGACAGGCTCGCCAGCAACGTTGCCAAACGAAAGAGTTCGATGCCACAGAAGTTCACCG GCGACAATGGTGTCTGCCTGGACCTGAGCTTTAACAGGGAGCTGGTCCACCAAACTGATGTCAAGGACCCCCCGGGAGGATCTCCGGGGCCCGACGGCCAACATCAGCAACAACCAATCCTCACAGGCCCAGACGGCGACGCGGCTCCCTCCCACAGGCCCTACCCCATCCCATTAGGTCGCAATGACATCAACCATCTGGGCCTCACCAACGGCCATAAGATGGGCATGTCACTCCTGGGCCTCCATCACACCGCCCAGCCACCCCTTTGCATGGACTCATTCCACAATGACAGCTCCCAAATGTCCCAGCCCGTCATGTACAGCTTAGGACACCTGCTGGGGGGGCTGAACCGCCAGAACGGCGTCCCTCACCCACATGCCCAGTCCATCCCCTTGTCACCACTGGAGGCTTTGCGAGTGGCCCGGGCTGAGGGGGAGGCAGGAACGGGGGCAGCTTACCCCTGCAGCCACTGCAGGGTGATTTTCCTGGACTATGTCATGTTCACCATCCATATGGGATGCCACGGCTTCCGCGACCCGCTTGAGTGCAATGTGTGTGGCCACCGCAGCCAGGACCGTTACGAGTTCTCTTCACACATAGCCCGTGGCGAGCACCGCTTAGAATTGAAGTAA
- the LOC117760730 gene encoding zinc finger protein Aiolos-like isoform X2, whose product MNTDKHPEFASQEGDRMDFCSDAADMRSQEEEEEKEDSVYSENGIQCVEGGMDLCAIKTEAEEMEDNEQYLKAEKEKQIVPKEEAEGASEDGMEEGLDEERTEDDNDEEREGDGDEECDTLNEPQDLSLVDYSRYDSAALQDAHAEADAAEGPRIQATGKLNCDICGLSCVSINVLLVHKRSHTGERPFHCTQCGASFTQKGNLLRHIKLHSGEKPFKCPMCSYACRRRDALSGHLRTHSVEKPFKCNHCSRSYKQRSSLEEHRERCHVYIQSKGPAERAEDSHTSRNQMGTERALLLDRLASNVAKRKSSMPQKFTGDNGVCLDLSFNRELVHQTDVKDPPGGSPGPDGQHQQQPILTGPDGDAAPSHRPYPIPLGRNDINHLGLTNGHKMGMSLLGLHHTAQPPLCMDSFHNDSSQMSQPVMYSLGHLLGGLNRQNGVPHPHAQSIPLSPLEALRVARAEGEAGTGAAYPCSHCRVIFLDYVMFTIHMGCHGFRDPLECNVCGHRSQDRYEFSSHIARGEHRLELK is encoded by the exons atgaacacagacaaacatcctGAATTTGCCTCCCAAGAGGGAGACAGGATGG acttttgCAGTGATGCTGCAGATATGAGGTcccaggaagaggaagaagagaaggaggacaGCGTTTACAGTGAAAATGGGATACAGTGCGTGGAAGGTGGGATGGATCTGT GTGCGATAAAAACTGAGGCAGAGGAAATGGAAGATAACGAGCAGTATCTCAaggctgaaaaagaaaaacagattgtaccaaaagaggaagcagaggggGCCAGTGAGGACGGCATGGAGGAAGGACTTGATGAGGAAAGGACAGAGGACGACAAtgatgaggagagggagggggacgGGGATGAAGAGTGTGATACCCTGAATGAGCCGCAGGACCTGTCACTGGTGGACTACTCACGTTACGACAGCGCGGCCCTGCAAGACGCCCACGCAGAAGCAGACGCTGCAGAGGGGCCCCGCATTCAGGCAACAGGCAAGCTCAACTGTGACATCTGTGGCCTGTCCTGCGTCAGCATCAACGTGCTGCTGGTGCACAAACGCAGCCACACGG GTGAGAGACCATTCCACTGCACTCAGTGCGGGGCCTCCTTCACCCAGAAGGGAAACCTGCTTCGCCACATCAAACTGCACTCCGGGGAGAAGCCTTTCAAATGCCCCATGTGCAGCTACGCCTGCCGCCGACGCGACGCTCTGAGCGGGCATCTGCGCACCCATTCTG TGGAAAAGCCCTTTAAGTGCAACCACTGCAGTCGCAGCTACAAGCAGCGAAGCTCCCTTGAAGAACACAGAGAAAGGTGCCATGTGTACATTCAGAGCAAAGGCCCCGCTGAGAGAG CAGAGGACAGCCACACATCCAGGAATCAGATGGGCACTGAGCGTGCTCTGCTGCTCGACAGGCTCGCCAGCAACGTTGCCAAACGAAAGAGTTCGATGCCACAGAAGTTCACCG GCGACAATGGTGTCTGCCTGGACCTGAGCTTTAACAGGGAGCTGGTCCACCAAACTGATGTCAAGGACCCCCCGGGAGGATCTCCGGGGCCCGACGGCCAACATCAGCAACAACCAATCCTCACAGGCCCAGACGGCGACGCGGCTCCCTCCCACAGGCCCTACCCCATCCCATTAGGTCGCAATGACATCAACCATCTGGGCCTCACCAACGGCCATAAGATGGGCATGTCACTCCTGGGCCTCCATCACACCGCCCAGCCACCCCTTTGCATGGACTCATTCCACAATGACAGCTCCCAAATGTCCCAGCCCGTCATGTACAGCTTAGGACACCTGCTGGGGGGGCTGAACCGCCAGAACGGCGTCCCTCACCCACATGCCCAGTCCATCCCCTTGTCACCACTGGAGGCTTTGCGAGTGGCCCGGGCTGAGGGGGAGGCAGGAACGGGGGCAGCTTACCCCTGCAGCCACTGCAGGGTGATTTTCCTGGACTATGTCATGTTCACCATCCATATGGGATGCCACGGCTTCCGCGACCCGCTTGAGTGCAATGTGTGTGGCCACCGCAGCCAGGACCGTTACGAGTTCTCTTCACACATAGCCCGTGGCGAGCACCGCTTAGAATTGAAGTAA
- the LOC117760730 gene encoding zinc finger protein Aiolos-like isoform X3 has product MRSQEEEEEKEDSVYSENGIQCVEGGMDLCAIKTEAEEMEDNEQYLKAEKEKQIVPKEEAEGASEDGMEEGLDEERTEDDNDEEREGDGDEECDTLNEPQDLSLVDYSRYDSAALQDAHAEADAAEGPRIQATGKLNCDICGLSCVSINVLLVHKRSHTGERPFHCTQCGASFTQKGNLLRHIKLHSGEKPFKCPMCSYACRRRDALSGHLRTHSVEKPFKCNHCSRSYKQRSSLEEHRERCHVYIQSKGPAERAEDSHTSRNQMGTERALLLDRLASNVAKRKSSMPQKFTGDNGVCLDLSFNRELVHQTDVKDPPGGSPGPDGQHQQQPILTGPDGDAAPSHRPYPIPLGRNDINHLGLTNGHKMGMSLLGLHHTAQPPLCMDSFHNDSSQMSQPVMYSLGHLLGGLNRQNGVPHPHAQSIPLSPLEALRVARAEGEAGTGAAYPCSHCRVIFLDYVMFTIHMGCHGFRDPLECNVCGHRSQDRYEFSSHIARGEHRLELK; this is encoded by the exons ATGAGGTcccaggaagaggaagaagagaaggaggacaGCGTTTACAGTGAAAATGGGATACAGTGCGTGGAAGGTGGGATGGATCTGT GTGCGATAAAAACTGAGGCAGAGGAAATGGAAGATAACGAGCAGTATCTCAaggctgaaaaagaaaaacagattgtaccaaaagaggaagcagaggggGCCAGTGAGGACGGCATGGAGGAAGGACTTGATGAGGAAAGGACAGAGGACGACAAtgatgaggagagggagggggacgGGGATGAAGAGTGTGATACCCTGAATGAGCCGCAGGACCTGTCACTGGTGGACTACTCACGTTACGACAGCGCGGCCCTGCAAGACGCCCACGCAGAAGCAGACGCTGCAGAGGGGCCCCGCATTCAGGCAACAGGCAAGCTCAACTGTGACATCTGTGGCCTGTCCTGCGTCAGCATCAACGTGCTGCTGGTGCACAAACGCAGCCACACGG GTGAGAGACCATTCCACTGCACTCAGTGCGGGGCCTCCTTCACCCAGAAGGGAAACCTGCTTCGCCACATCAAACTGCACTCCGGGGAGAAGCCTTTCAAATGCCCCATGTGCAGCTACGCCTGCCGCCGACGCGACGCTCTGAGCGGGCATCTGCGCACCCATTCTG TGGAAAAGCCCTTTAAGTGCAACCACTGCAGTCGCAGCTACAAGCAGCGAAGCTCCCTTGAAGAACACAGAGAAAGGTGCCATGTGTACATTCAGAGCAAAGGCCCCGCTGAGAGAG CAGAGGACAGCCACACATCCAGGAATCAGATGGGCACTGAGCGTGCTCTGCTGCTCGACAGGCTCGCCAGCAACGTTGCCAAACGAAAGAGTTCGATGCCACAGAAGTTCACCG GCGACAATGGTGTCTGCCTGGACCTGAGCTTTAACAGGGAGCTGGTCCACCAAACTGATGTCAAGGACCCCCCGGGAGGATCTCCGGGGCCCGACGGCCAACATCAGCAACAACCAATCCTCACAGGCCCAGACGGCGACGCGGCTCCCTCCCACAGGCCCTACCCCATCCCATTAGGTCGCAATGACATCAACCATCTGGGCCTCACCAACGGCCATAAGATGGGCATGTCACTCCTGGGCCTCCATCACACCGCCCAGCCACCCCTTTGCATGGACTCATTCCACAATGACAGCTCCCAAATGTCCCAGCCCGTCATGTACAGCTTAGGACACCTGCTGGGGGGGCTGAACCGCCAGAACGGCGTCCCTCACCCACATGCCCAGTCCATCCCCTTGTCACCACTGGAGGCTTTGCGAGTGGCCCGGGCTGAGGGGGAGGCAGGAACGGGGGCAGCTTACCCCTGCAGCCACTGCAGGGTGATTTTCCTGGACTATGTCATGTTCACCATCCATATGGGATGCCACGGCTTCCGCGACCCGCTTGAGTGCAATGTGTGTGGCCACCGCAGCCAGGACCGTTACGAGTTCTCTTCACACATAGCCCGTGGCGAGCACCGCTTAGAATTGAAGTAA